GAGATATTTCCCTAGACGCTCCAAATCGATGGGTTGATAGGTATCGGTATGAATTTTAGTACGTGTGAGTTTTCCGAGATGGTTGCTTTTGGCGAGGGTAAAAGCGAGAGTTTTGAGGCTGTAGAGATCGCACCATCGCAAAAAAAGTTCACGCGTGAGTTCACTATGACCCTTCCCCTCGGGATCAAAGAGGAGATGCTGTTCACGTAAGGGGATCAAAACGCTGAGAATCGCTTCACACAGCGGGAGACTTTTTTGGCGCCAAAAAGGGGCTTCATCGCTCTGATCCAGTCCGGTAGATATTGCACCGAGAATAGCGGAGGGTTCACCCGATTTGAGCAGGGACTCCATAGAATGTAAAATCATAAGTACCTCTCTATATTTGGGTGCAACTTTAACCTTTTTTGTATAATACGTGTATTAACAATAGGAGATTATATGTTGGATAAAGGATGGATAACAAATTTTGTTTCATTAGGGTTAGTCGGTATATCATACACAGTGGAAGGGATAGCAGGTTCGGCATTGCGTTCGGCGGGATTATTTGCCCTCTCCGGTGCAGTGACGAATCAGCTGGCAATCCACATGCTGTTCGAAAAAGTACCGTTTTTGTACGGTTCGGGAATCATTCTTGATCGGTTTGAATCGATACGCGAAGCACTTAAAACCCTTATCATGGAGCAGTTCTTTACTCCTGAAAAGATTGAAAGCTTTGTCGCTTCCCAAGAAAAATCAATCGATTTATCGCCGATTATCGAAGAGACCGATTTTAACCCCGCGTACGAGGCACTGGTAAAAAGTGTCATGGAATCACCGATGGGGGGAATGCTGGGGATGTTCGGAGGGGAAGCGCTAATCGCTAAACTCAAAGAGCCGTTTTTGGAAAAAATCAAACTCTCCACCATCGAAATCGCACAAAGCGAATCATTTATGAATGCCCTCAATACCCATCTGCATCAGGGAAGCGGAGATTTGAGCGGTAATATCGAATCGATTGTGGAGTCACGCCTAACTGAGCTCACTCCGGTGATGATTAAAGAGATGATTCACACGCTGATCAAAGAGCATTTAGGATGGCTCGTTGTGTGGGGCGGAGTGTTTGGTGGATTGATCGGATTGCTGGGAGTATTTAT
This genomic stretch from Sulfuricurvum sp. harbors:
- a CDS encoding DUF445 domain-containing protein; translation: MLDKGWITNFVSLGLVGISYTVEGIAGSALRSAGLFALSGAVTNQLAIHMLFEKVPFLYGSGIILDRFESIREALKTLIMEQFFTPEKIESFVASQEKSIDLSPIIEETDFNPAYEALVKSVMESPMGGMLGMFGGEALIAKLKEPFLEKIKLSTIEIAQSESFMNALNTHLHQGSGDLSGNIESIVESRLTELTPVMIKEMIHTLIKEHLGWLVVWGGVFGGLIGLLGVFII